The sequence TGCCTCTGTACAGCACCTTGCCTCGCAAAACCTGCCTGTTATCCTGCGCTAGCGCAGCAATTGAGAAAATAAAAGAAAATAAAAGTAGGATAGTGTTTTTCATAAAAAGCCATTTAGCTCAAGTTAAAGAAAACCCTTGAGAAGCATATAAAAAAATAAACGTACTCTAAACTTTTGTTAATTCTATAAAATGGCTTGATTCACAGGCATGTCCGTTCACCATAGAACTACGGTATTTTGACGGTAATAATTAGAATAATCCGATCATAAAGTTAGTTTTGTCAATTACGTTTTGAAAACCCTCAAATATTCAAACACTGTGAAAGCACGTATAACATATTTAGTCATTTGCCTACTAGTGACTGCTTCGCTTAAAGCCCAGATTAAAATTGGTGATAATCCACAGAACTTGGATTCAGCATCAGTTTTGGAGTTGGAAAGTAACTCCCGGGTATTGGTTATTACCAGAATGACAACAATACAAATGGAAAATACATCTCCCTTAAGAGGGGCCGTGGTCTATAATACAGATACACAATGTGTACATTTTTATGATGGAGCTCTTTGGATCAATCTTTGTGATCGACCAGATGAACAAACCTTTAGTACGGATGCCATCGTAAATTTTAGTCCAACCATGATTATTACACCTGACGCCAATGGCACCAACTTTAACTTTGAAGTTGGAGAAATAAGAGGTGAAAATATTGTGGATACCTCTATAAATGGTTCTGTTGACATACAGGAAGGCTCTATTACAGGTCTTCAATTACAGGATGCTACAGTATCCTTTGATAAATTAGCAGATGGAACGGCTACTGGAGAGCTTTTGCAATGGAATGGTGCCGAATGGGTATTAATAGATGAAACTGGCTTAACGGTAACCGAAATTGATGGGGTTGTTGGGAATGAAGTTAGGGACGCTGCAGACGGAACTTTGGTCCGCACAGGTTTAGGAACGGACGCAAATCCTTTTGTATTGGATGTTAGTGTAGGAGGAATAACAAATTTAGAGCTAGGAGCTGATGCGGTTACCACGGATAAAATTTTAAATGGTGAAGTGGATGCAGATGATATTGCGAATGATGCGATAACAAATTTGAAGATGGCGAATGATGCTATCGATACTGATGAAATTGTCGATGATGCCATAACAGCAGATAAAATAGATGTTAGTGTCGCTGGAACGGGGCTCACGCAGAACTTGGCGACCGGGGCCCTAGATGTCGATGTCGCATCCTTGACAGGAGACGGTGACATCATTTCCGCAGACCTGACCGTGACAGGCGGAACAGATGCCGCATTCACCAATGTAAATCTGGAGATAACGGCGGGCGCTGTGGGAAACACAGAGCTAGCTGCGGATGCAGTGACTACGGACAAGATAGCCATTGGAGCGGTGGAATCAACAGACATTGCAGTGGATGCCGTAAATGCAGCTGCAATAAACGTGGATGTAGCGGGAAACGGACTTACACAGAACTTGGCGACCGGGGCCCTAGATGTCGATGTCGCATCCTTGACAGGGGACGGTGACATCACTTCCGCAGACCTGACCGTGACAGGCGGAACAGATGCCGCATTCACCAATGTAAATCTGGAGATAACAGCGGGCGCTGTGGGAAACACAGAGCTAGCTGCGGATGCAGTGACTACGGACAAGATAGCCATTGGAGCGGTGGAATCAACAGACATTGCAGTGGATGCCGTAAATGCAGCTGCAATAAACGTGGATGTAGCGGGAAACGGACTTACACAGAACTTGGCGACCGGGGCCCTAGATGTCGATGTCGCATCCTTGACAGGGGACGGTGACATCACTTCCGCAGACCTGACCGTGACAGGCGGAACAGATGCCGCATTCACCAATGTAAATCTGGAGATAACAGCGGGCGCTGTGGGAAATACAGAGCTAGCTGCGGATGCAGTGACTACGGACAAGATAGCCATTGGAGCGGTGGAATCAACAGACATTGCAGTGGATGCCGTAAATGCAGCTGCAATAAACGTGGATGTAGCGGGAAACGGACTTACACAGAACTTGGCGACCGGGGCCCTAGATGTCGATGTCGCATCCTTGACAGGGGACGGTGACATCACTTCCGCAGACCTGACCGTGACAGGCGGAACAGATGCCGCATTCACCAATGTAAATCTGGAGATAACAGCGGGCGCTGTGGGAAACACAGAGCTAGCTGCGGATGCAGTGACTACGGACAAGATAGCCATTGGAGCGGTGGAATCAACAGACATTGCAGTGGATGCCGTAAATGCAGCTGCAATAAACGTGGATGTAGCGGGAAACGGACTTACACAGAACTTGGCGACCGGGGCCCTAGATGTCGATGTCGCATCCTTGACAGGGGACGGTGACATCACTTCCGCAGACCTGACCGTGACAGGCGGAACAGATGCCGCATTCACCAATGTAAATCTGGAGATAACAGCGGGCGCTGTGGGAAATACAGAGCTAGCTGCGGATGCAGTGACTACGGACAAGATAGCTGATGGTACCATAACCAATGATGATATAAATGCTGCTGCTGCTATTCTGGGAACCAAAATAAACCCCGACTTCGGAGCGCAAGATGTACTTACCAATGGAGATTTTATTGATACTGGGGTTGTAATAGTACCAGACTTCGTATTTGAAAAGTACTATGGAGGCTTTTCAAATCTTAATGTAGATTATAAATTTAGAAGTTTGGAAACTGTAGAAGCTTTTATCAAAGAACATAATCATCTACCGGGAATAAGGTCTGCCTATGAAATCAAAAAATCAAGGGAGTACCGTTTGACAGAATCTTCTTTGAATCACTTGGAGAAAATAGAAGAGTTGTTTCTTCATACAATAGAACAGGAAAAGAAGATTGAAGAACTAAAATCTGACAACGAAAAACTGATAGAAGAAGTTAATTCTCTAAAGGCTGATATAAAACTTATTAAGAATATGCTTTCCGAAAAAGATGAAAATAAGTAGTAACATTCTCTTCTATACAGCACTTTTTCTATTCGCCAGCTTTACCCAGGCTCAAACTGGCCTATATAATAGCGGGAACATTCGTATACACCCAAATGGCAATCTAGGTTTTCACACCAATTTGATTAATGAGGTAACTTTTGATCAAAATCAGGGATTGGCTGGGTTTTATGGAGATAATGTCATTCAAGTTTCCGGGAGCATCTCCCCTACTTTTAATGATATTGAGGTAATGGCTTCCAACAATGTCTTTTTGCAGAATTCAGTCAATGTGCTTAACAATGTAAACTTTGTGGATGGCGATGTTCTTTCTCCGCTCAATGACCAAACAACCTATCTTAATTTTTCCAATAATGGTTTTTTCACGGGTGAAAATGATACCTCCAAAGTAACTGGATTTGCAGCAATTACTAACCGAAGTATTTTTTCTTTTGCTGTAGGTGACCAATTGCAGTTGAGACCTTTACTTTTAGAATCTCAAAATGAAACAGCTCTAGCGGTATGCGCATATTTTTTTGAGAACCCTTCTAACCCATCCTCAATTGTAGAAAGTTATAATGTGGAGGAAAAAGTAAGGGATATTGGTACAGTGACCAATCGGGAATTTTGGATTATACAGAGTGATCAAACAGCGACAGTAACCATTAGTTGGAATGAAAGAAGCGCTTTGAGTCTAATTCCAAATACCACGGCAGACGCAATTATTGTAGTTGGTTGGAGCAAACAAGCAAACCAATGGGTCGTTATTGGTAATTCAGCTTTAAGTGGCGATATTTCTCAGGGGTTTGTTACCTCTCAACCCTTTGTACCCAGTGATTACGAAGCCATCACCTTTGGAACAGTTCCATTACCAACAGATACTTTTGCAGTAAACAACCCTACATTGGGCAACTATTTTTTAAGTCCAAATGGAGACGGTACCAATGAATTTTTAGTACTTGAAGGCATGTCCGAATCTCCAAACAATAGCTTAAGAATATTTAATCGTTTTGGGCAAAAGGTTTTTGAAAAGATAAATTATGTTGATGAATTCACAGGAATTTCAAATACAGGAAGCCTTTTGCTAAGCCAGGATATTGGCCTTCCCGAAGGCGTTTATTATTATCTGGCCACCTTGGATGATTTAGAATTAGAATATCAAGGTTTCCTTTTTCTAAACAGGTGAACTGTAGGAATAATACTTCAAATACATTGTGTTAAATAATTAAAAGCTAGTGTTTTGAGACGTTAACATTCATTTTACAACATTCTTATCTTACTACACAACATTTAGTGGTTCTTCTCTGCTGATGCCCTTATTTTTAGCCAGCTATCAAACAAGTTGCGATGATATTGAGAAGAATTTTACCCTTTTTTGCCCTATTTTTTTCCGTTTTTGTCTTTTCTCAGGTTAAGGTTGGTTCCAATCCAAACGTGATTGACACTTCGTCAATCCTTGAATTGGAAAGCTCCAATAAGGCACTCGTCTTAACAAGATTGACATCAGCACAAATGCAAAGTATTGACCCATTAAATGGTGCTTTGGTATATAATATCGAAACATCATGTGTCCATTATTACAATGGAGTACAATGGGTTAATCTTTGTAATTCTTCTAATACATCAAATCTAACATTTGTCGATAACAACGATGGAACTTTCTCCATTCTTGATGATGGTATAGTAATTTTTACATCCTCAGATTTAACAGGACCTGCAGGACCGCAGGGGTCGTCAGGAACAGACGGAACAGATGGTGCGGACGGCGACTCAGCCTACCAGATAGCGGTGGCCAACGGGTTCACAGGTACCGAGGCGGCATGGCTGACATCACTCGAAGGTGCTGATGGAACTAACGGAACAGATGGTATAGACGGAACGGACGGTGCGGACGGCGACTCAGCTTACCAGATAGCGGTGGCCAACGGGTTCGTAGGTACCGAGGCGGCATGGCTCACATCACTCGAAGGTACAGATGGTGCAGATGGAACCAATGGTATAGACGGTGCGGACGGTGCGGACGGCGACTCAGCCTACCAGATAGCGGTGGCCAATGGGTTCACAGGTACCGAGGCGGCATGGCTGACATCACTCGAAGGTGCTGATGGTGCAGATGGAACTAACGGAACAGATGGAACCAATGGTATAGACGGAACGGACGGTACAGATGGTGCAGATGGTGCGGACGGCGACTCAGCTTACCAGATAGCGGTGGCCAACGGGTTCACAGGTACCGAGGCGGCATGGCTCACATCACTCGAAGGTGCTGATGGTTCAGATGGAACTAACGGAACCAATGGTATAGATGGTATAGACGGAACGGACGGCGACTCCGCCTACCAGATAGCGGTGGCCAACGGGTTCGTAGGTACCGAGGCGGCATGGCTCACATCACTCGAAGGTGCTGATGGAACTAACGGAACCAATGGTATAGACGGAACAAACGGTACAGATGGTGCAGATGGTGCAAACGGGGACTCAGCTTACCAGATAGCGGTGGCCAACGGGTTCGTAGGTACCGAGGCGGCATGGCTCACATCACTCGAAGGTGCCGATGGAACAAACGGAACAGATGGAATCAATGGTATAGACGGAACAAACGGTACAGATGGTGCGGATGGTGCGGACGGCGACTCAGCCTACCAGATAGCGGTGGCCAACGGGTTCACAGGTACCGAGGCGGCATGGCTCACATCACTCGAAGGTGCTGATGGTACCGATGGTGCCGATGGAACAAACGGTACAGATGGTGCAGATGGTGCGGATGGTGCAAACGGGGACTCAGCCTACCAGATAGCGGTGGCCAACGGGTTCGTAGGTACCGAGGCGGCATGGCTGACATCACTCGAAGGTACAGATGGTGCAGATGGTGCGGACGGCGACTCAGCTTACCAGATAGCGGTGGCCAACGGGTTCACAGGTACCGAGGCGGCATGGCTGACATCACTCGAAGGTGCTGATGGTACCGATGGTGCCGATGGAACAAACGGAACAGATGGTATAGACGGAACGGACGGTGCAGACGGTGCGGACGGCGACTCAGCTTACCAGATAGCGGTGGCCAACGGGTTCGTAGGTACCGAGGCGGCATGGCTCACATCACTCGAAGGTGCTGATGGTGCAGATGGTGCGGACGGAACCAACGGAACAGATGGTGCGGATGGTGCGGACGGGGACTCAGCCTACCAGATAGCGGTGGCCAACGGGTTCGTAGGTACCGAGGCGGCATGGCTCACATCACTCGAAGGTGCTGATGGAACTAACGGAACCAATGGTATAGACGGAACAAACGGTACAGATGGTGCAGATGGTGCAAACGGGGACTCAGCTTACCAGATAGCGGTGGCCAACGGGTTCACAGGTACCGAGGCGGCATGGCTCACATCACTCGAAGGTGCTGATGGTACCGATGGTGCCGATGGAACAAACGGAACAGATGGTATAGACGGAACGGACGGTGCGGACGGCGACTCAGCCTACCAGATAGCGGTGGCCAACGGGTTCGTAGGTACCGAGGCGGCATGGCTGACATCACTCGAAGGTGCTGATGGTACCGAT is a genomic window of Flagellimonas sp. CMM7 containing:
- a CDS encoding bZIP transcription factor, producing the protein MKARITYLVICLLVTASLKAQIKIGDNPQNLDSASVLELESNSRVLVITRMTTIQMENTSPLRGAVVYNTDTQCVHFYDGALWINLCDRPDEQTFSTDAIVNFSPTMIITPDANGTNFNFEVGEIRGENIVDTSINGSVDIQEGSITGLQLQDATVSFDKLADGTATGELLQWNGAEWVLIDETGLTVTEIDGVVGNEVRDAADGTLVRTGLGTDANPFVLDVSVGGITNLELGADAVTTDKILNGEVDADDIANDAITNLKMANDAIDTDEIVDDAITADKIDVSVAGTGLTQNLATGALDVDVASLTGDGDIISADLTVTGGTDAAFTNVNLEITAGAVGNTELAADAVTTDKIAIGAVESTDIAVDAVNAAAINVDVAGNGLTQNLATGALDVDVASLTGDGDITSADLTVTGGTDAAFTNVNLEITAGAVGNTELAADAVTTDKIAIGAVESTDIAVDAVNAAAINVDVAGNGLTQNLATGALDVDVASLTGDGDITSADLTVTGGTDAAFTNVNLEITAGAVGNTELAADAVTTDKIAIGAVESTDIAVDAVNAAAINVDVAGNGLTQNLATGALDVDVASLTGDGDITSADLTVTGGTDAAFTNVNLEITAGAVGNTELAADAVTTDKIAIGAVESTDIAVDAVNAAAINVDVAGNGLTQNLATGALDVDVASLTGDGDITSADLTVTGGTDAAFTNVNLEITAGAVGNTELAADAVTTDKIADGTITNDDINAAAAILGTKINPDFGAQDVLTNGDFIDTGVVIVPDFVFEKYYGGFSNLNVDYKFRSLETVEAFIKEHNHLPGIRSAYEIKKSREYRLTESSLNHLEKIEELFLHTIEQEKKIEELKSDNEKLIEEVNSLKADIKLIKNMLSEKDENK
- a CDS encoding gliding motility-associated C-terminal domain-containing protein is translated as MKISSNILFYTALFLFASFTQAQTGLYNSGNIRIHPNGNLGFHTNLINEVTFDQNQGLAGFYGDNVIQVSGSISPTFNDIEVMASNNVFLQNSVNVLNNVNFVDGDVLSPLNDQTTYLNFSNNGFFTGENDTSKVTGFAAITNRSIFSFAVGDQLQLRPLLLESQNETALAVCAYFFENPSNPSSIVESYNVEEKVRDIGTVTNREFWIIQSDQTATVTISWNERSALSLIPNTTADAIIVVGWSKQANQWVVIGNSALSGDISQGFVTSQPFVPSDYEAITFGTVPLPTDTFAVNNPTLGNYFLSPNGDGTNEFLVLEGMSESPNNSLRIFNRFGQKVFEKINYVDEFTGISNTGSLLLSQDIGLPEGVYYYLATLDDLELEYQGFLFLNR